A window from Micromonospora profundi encodes these proteins:
- a CDS encoding DedA family protein, producing MPELLTDVASPTWAYLVLLGLLIADAFVPVIPTQLIMITSGALTVYGGLSLPVIIAVGALGVFVGDLACYLLGRSAPDRRAPRHSELSRARRMASRVTQGLRQPGPMVFLLCRFVPGGRMAACFSAGRSRYPYRLFLLYEGVAALGWATYGAMVGHLGGTALTQSAWRLAIIAAAAAAGFAAAGWAMTLINARHARTAAAPIPRDLALCAPTNGAKHAERRPKLQDRRSCL from the coding sequence GTGCCCGAACTACTGACTGACGTCGCGTCACCGACGTGGGCGTACCTGGTGCTGCTCGGATTGCTGATCGCTGACGCCTTCGTCCCGGTGATCCCCACCCAGCTCATCATGATCACCAGCGGTGCGCTCACCGTGTACGGCGGCCTCAGCCTGCCGGTCATCATCGCCGTCGGCGCGCTTGGCGTTTTCGTCGGGGATCTGGCCTGCTACCTGCTCGGCCGAAGCGCACCGGATCGACGGGCACCCCGGCACAGCGAACTGAGCCGTGCCCGGCGGATGGCCAGCAGGGTCACGCAGGGTCTGCGACAACCGGGGCCGATGGTCTTCCTGCTCTGCCGGTTCGTGCCGGGGGGACGCATGGCGGCGTGCTTCTCGGCCGGCCGCAGCCGGTACCCGTACCGGCTGTTCCTGCTCTACGAGGGCGTGGCCGCGCTGGGCTGGGCCACCTACGGCGCGATGGTGGGGCACCTGGGCGGCACGGCACTCACCCAGTCGGCGTGGCGCCTGGCCATCATCGCCGCCGCAGCGGCAGCCGGCTTCGCGGCAGCAGGATGGGCGATGACGCTCATCAACGCCCGCCATGCCCGCACCGCCGCCGCCCCAATCCCCCGCGATCTTGCACTTTGTGCCCCGACGAATGGCGCGAAGCACGCGGAACGGCGACCGAAACTGCAAGATCGACGAAGCTGCCTCTAG
- the thrS gene encoding threonine--tRNA ligase translates to MIDHRRLGRELDLFVSDPLAGAGLPIWLPAGAAARHAVEEYVRELERRSGHQHVYSPPLGKRELFELSGHLGYFADDMFPPMRLSADDEVVLRPALCPHHALVFRARGRSYRELPLRIAELGGMYRSERSGVLGGLSRVRAISLNDAHTFCAPDQVGAEVVEILRLIRAAQAALGVRPAGFRLSVRGPAGRYVGDDAQWSYAENLLRGALDGAEYVEVPGEAAFYGPKIDIQIVDAAGRESTISTIQLDFDKPERFDLSYTDSDGSRRRPVMVHRSLVGSMERLFAYLIEVHEGAFPAWYAPVQLALLPVGDEQAGAAAELARRALDAGLRVEVDVAGSLGARVRDAARRRIPYLGVLGSREVADGRLALRLRGGRALDPMPVADVLALISGQVAARAADLLPPG, encoded by the coding sequence ATGATCGACCACCGAAGGCTTGGCCGTGAGTTGGACCTCTTCGTCTCCGATCCGCTTGCCGGGGCCGGCCTGCCGATCTGGCTGCCGGCCGGTGCCGCCGCCCGGCACGCCGTCGAGGAGTACGTCCGTGAGTTGGAGCGCCGGTCCGGCCACCAACACGTCTACTCGCCGCCGCTCGGCAAACGCGAACTGTTCGAACTCTCCGGGCACCTCGGCTACTTCGCCGACGACATGTTCCCCCCGATGCGACTGAGCGCCGACGACGAGGTAGTGCTGCGGCCCGCGCTCTGCCCGCACCATGCGCTTGTCTTCCGCGCCCGGGGTCGCTCCTACCGGGAGCTGCCGCTGCGGATCGCCGAGCTGGGCGGCATGTACCGCTCGGAGCGCTCGGGAGTGCTCGGCGGGCTGTCCCGGGTCCGCGCCATCTCGCTCAACGACGCGCACACCTTCTGCGCACCGGACCAGGTCGGCGCCGAGGTCGTCGAGATCCTCAGGCTGATCCGCGCCGCGCAAGCCGCGCTCGGCGTCCGTCCGGCCGGCTTCCGACTGTCGGTGCGCGGACCGGCCGGCAGGTACGTCGGCGACGACGCGCAATGGTCCTACGCCGAGAACCTGCTCCGAGGCGCGCTCGACGGTGCGGAGTACGTCGAGGTGCCGGGCGAGGCAGCCTTCTACGGTCCGAAGATCGACATCCAGATCGTCGACGCGGCCGGCCGGGAGTCGACCATCTCCACCATCCAACTCGACTTCGACAAGCCGGAGCGGTTCGACCTGTCGTACACCGATTCCGACGGCAGCCGGCGTCGCCCTGTGATGGTGCATCGCAGCCTCGTGGGCAGCATGGAGCGGCTGTTCGCGTACCTCATCGAGGTGCACGAGGGCGCCTTCCCGGCCTGGTACGCGCCGGTCCAGCTGGCGCTGCTGCCGGTGGGCGACGAGCAGGCCGGCGCGGCGGCCGAGCTGGCGCGGCGGGCACTCGACGCCGGGCTGCGGGTCGAGGTCGACGTGGCCGGCTCGCTGGGCGCCCGGGTACGGGACGCGGCTCGCCGCCGTATCCCGTACCTCGGGGTGTTGGGCTCTCGGGAGGTGGCCGACGGGCGGTTGGCGCTGCGCCTGCGCGGCGGCCGTGCTCTGGATCCGATGCCCGTCGCCGACGTGCTCGCCCTGATCAGCGGGCAGGTCGCCGCCCGCGCGGCCGACCTGCTGCCGCCGGGCTGA
- a CDS encoding DUF998 domain-containing protein — MPGTRNTGLLALGGIALAALLTVIGHLEVDHLDPWTLTISDFAVSDRGGVIDAAMVVLALASVALLYGLRRTGPPRPRTRAGRAIDLLLVAWVAGLLLAAVVPTNDPGTAMTTAAYLHRYASVVAFLALPAAGWLLARRPDVAPAAGVIRALVVLSLTLAAAMIWSAYPGDRVLLGLIERLLILTEVAVLATLAVLQTRPLVDHGVVVPHKRGVPA, encoded by the coding sequence ATGCCTGGAACCCGGAACACCGGACTGCTGGCCCTCGGCGGGATCGCCCTCGCGGCCCTGCTCACAGTGATCGGCCATCTCGAGGTCGACCACCTCGACCCGTGGACGTTGACGATCAGCGACTTCGCCGTCTCCGACAGGGGTGGCGTCATCGACGCCGCGATGGTGGTGCTCGCGCTCGCAAGCGTCGCGCTGCTGTACGGGCTGCGCCGCACCGGCCCGCCCCGCCCGCGTACACGGGCCGGCCGGGCCATTGACCTGCTGCTCGTCGCGTGGGTGGCAGGGCTGCTGCTGGCCGCGGTGGTGCCGACAAACGACCCGGGCACCGCCATGACCACCGCCGCCTACCTGCACCGGTACGCCTCGGTGGTCGCCTTTCTGGCGCTGCCGGCCGCCGGTTGGCTGCTCGCCCGCCGGCCCGACGTGGCACCCGCCGCAGGGGTCATTCGTGCCCTGGTCGTGCTCAGCCTGACCCTGGCGGCGGCGATGATCTGGTCCGCCTACCCCGGCGACCGAGTCCTGCTGGGCCTGATAGAACGCCTGCTGATCCTGACCGAGGTAGCTGTGTTAGCGACCCTGGCCGTGCTCCAAACCCGCCCCCTGGTCGATCATGGAGTTGTGGTGCCCCACAAAAGGGGTGTGCCGGCGTAA
- a CDS encoding MarR family winged helix-turn-helix transcriptional regulator yields MKLVTLQDAPLGRLLVVAGHLVGQRWNRYLAEDHGLTQAGMVTLMTLARHGELPHRQVAERCFVRPATLTGIVDTLARDGLVERQRDDSDRRSVRLAITPAGRERVAALSALMHSGRPLTSVDADPAKAQVIREFLLEVIANADDPQMTAHTTGSGDPAC; encoded by the coding sequence GTGAAACTCGTGACCCTCCAGGACGCTCCGCTCGGCCGACTGCTCGTGGTCGCCGGGCACCTCGTCGGGCAACGGTGGAACCGCTATCTCGCCGAGGACCACGGCCTCACCCAGGCCGGCATGGTGACGCTGATGACGCTCGCCCGACATGGCGAGCTGCCGCACCGGCAGGTGGCCGAGCGGTGTTTCGTCCGCCCGGCCACACTGACCGGCATCGTGGACACGCTTGCCCGCGACGGTCTGGTCGAGCGGCAGCGTGACGACAGCGACAGGCGCAGCGTTCGACTCGCCATCACCCCCGCCGGGCGGGAACGTGTGGCAGCACTCAGCGCGTTGATGCACTCCGGACGCCCGCTCACCTCCGTCGACGCCGACCCGGCGAAGGCCCAGGTGATCCGCGAGTTCCTCCTTGAGGTCATCGCCAACGCGGACGACCCGCAGATGACCGCACACACCACCGGATCGGGGGACCCGGCGTGCTGA
- a CDS encoding ABC transporter ATP-binding protein has product MLIRLLRDQLGTYRRPLLAVVLLQFVGTMASLYLPSLNADIIDQGVAQGDTDYIVRTGGWMLLVSLIQIICSIAAVYLGARIAMGFGRDVRARLFGHVNRFSAREVARFGAPSLITRNTNDVQQVQMLVLMSCTMLVAAPIMSVGGVVMALREDIGLSWLMLVSVPVLAIVLSAIIRRMVPGFRLMQTRIDTVNRVLREQITGIRVVRAFVREPYETDRFAVANADLTATALRTGRLMAMIFPVVMLVLNVSSVAVLWFGAQRVDAGAIQVGALTAFLQYLMQILMAVMMATFMMMMVPRAAVCAERIIEVLDTDSSVVPAAEPVTELPTRAELELRDVRFQYPGAVDPVLRDISFRATPGTTTAIIGSTGAGKTTLLSLIPRLVDVTGGAVLVDGVDVREMAPEELWKRIGLVPQRPYLFTGTVASNLRYGNPDATDEELWAALEIAQASEFVAQMPGGLDAPIAQGGSTVSGGQRQRLAIARALVRQPEIYLFDDSFSALDLGTDARLRAALRPVTARSAVVIVAQRVSTIVDADQIIVLEDGGVVGVGRHAELVQTCPTYAEIVASQQTAEVPA; this is encoded by the coding sequence GTGCTGATCCGACTCCTACGCGATCAACTGGGCACCTACCGGCGGCCGTTGCTCGCGGTGGTGCTGCTCCAGTTCGTGGGCACCATGGCCTCGCTCTACCTGCCCAGCCTCAACGCGGACATCATCGACCAGGGCGTGGCCCAGGGCGACACCGACTACATCGTGCGCACCGGCGGCTGGATGCTGCTGGTCAGCCTCATCCAGATCATCTGTTCGATCGCCGCCGTCTACCTGGGCGCGCGGATCGCCATGGGCTTCGGCCGGGACGTACGCGCCCGGTTGTTCGGCCACGTCAACCGCTTCTCCGCCCGCGAGGTGGCCCGGTTCGGCGCGCCGTCGTTGATCACTCGCAACACCAACGACGTGCAACAGGTGCAGATGCTCGTGCTGATGAGCTGCACCATGTTGGTGGCCGCGCCGATCATGAGCGTCGGCGGCGTGGTGATGGCGCTGCGCGAGGACATCGGGCTCTCCTGGCTGATGCTTGTCAGCGTGCCGGTCCTGGCCATCGTGCTGAGCGCGATCATCCGCCGGATGGTGCCGGGTTTCCGGCTCATGCAGACCCGGATCGACACGGTCAACCGGGTGCTGCGCGAGCAGATCACCGGCATCCGGGTGGTTCGCGCGTTCGTCCGTGAGCCGTACGAGACGGATCGCTTCGCCGTCGCCAACGCCGACCTGACCGCCACCGCGCTGCGTACCGGCCGACTGATGGCGATGATCTTCCCGGTGGTCATGCTGGTGCTGAACGTCTCCAGCGTGGCAGTGCTGTGGTTCGGCGCGCAGCGGGTGGACGCAGGCGCCATCCAGGTCGGCGCGCTCACCGCCTTCCTGCAGTACCTGATGCAGATCCTGATGGCCGTCATGATGGCCACCTTCATGATGATGATGGTGCCCCGCGCGGCGGTCTGCGCCGAGCGGATCATCGAGGTGCTGGACACCGACTCGTCGGTGGTCCCCGCCGCCGAGCCGGTCACCGAGTTGCCCACCCGGGCCGAGCTTGAGCTGCGCGACGTGCGGTTCCAGTACCCGGGCGCCGTCGACCCGGTGCTGCGGGACATCTCCTTCCGGGCCACCCCGGGCACAACCACAGCGATCATCGGCAGCACCGGCGCCGGCAAGACGACACTGCTGTCGCTCATCCCCCGCCTGGTCGACGTCACAGGCGGCGCGGTGCTTGTCGACGGCGTGGACGTCCGCGAGATGGCACCCGAGGAGCTGTGGAAGAGGATCGGCCTGGTGCCGCAGCGGCCGTACCTGTTCACCGGCACGGTCGCCAGCAACCTGCGCTACGGCAACCCGGACGCCACCGACGAGGAGCTGTGGGCGGCTCTGGAGATCGCCCAGGCCAGCGAGTTCGTGGCCCAGATGCCCGGCGGCCTGGACGCCCCGATCGCCCAGGGCGGCAGCACAGTCTCCGGCGGGCAGCGGCAACGCCTGGCCATCGCCCGGGCGCTTGTCCGCCAGCCGGAGATCTACCTCTTCGACGACTCGTTCTCCGCGCTCGACCTCGGCACCGACGCGCGTCTGCGGGCAGCCCTGCGCCCGGTCACCGCGCGGTCCGCAGTGGTGATCGTGGCCCAGCGGGTGTCCACGATCGTCGACGCCGACCAGATCATCGTTCTTGAGGACGGAGGAGTCGTCGGAGTGGGACGACATGCGGAGCTGGTGCAGACCTGCCCGACGTACGCCGAGATCGTGGCCTCCCAGCAGACGGCGGAGGTGCCGGCATGA
- a CDS encoding ABC transporter ATP-binding protein: MSEREEPRTLAVPTQKPAGDERTPAAGAEQPGGDAAAPKRLPPGRPAGGPHWASAGMPAEKSMNFGPSARRLLGRLRPHRLHLTAIITLAVVSVGFSVAGPKILGHATDLIFNGVIGRNLEAGTTTEQAVAAARASGNDSFADMLARMDVVPGVGIDFSALSRVLLLALGLYLAASLLSWWQGWLLNGVVQRTVLRLRAEVEEKLNRLPLPYFDKQPRGELLSRVTNDIDNISTSLQQTLSQLLTSLLTVVGVLGVMFWISPLLALVALVAVPLSVLVTQRIAKRSQKQFIAQWTHTGELNGQIEEAYTGHELVKVFGRQREVEAAFHAKNEELFRASFGAQFISGIIMPSMMFIGNLSYVAIAVVGGLRVASGTMSLGDVQAFIQYSRQFTQPLTQLASMANLLQSGVASAERVFAVLDADEQSPDPVAPARVSDPHGRVEFEHVSFRYDPDKPLIDDLSLVAEPGHTVAIVGPTGAGKTTLVNLVMRFYELDAGRITLDGVDITTMRRDDLRGRIGMVLQDTWLFGGTIRDNIAYGRPDATEEEILAAARATFVDRFVRSLPDGYDTVIDEEGSNVSAGEKQLITIARAFLAEPSLLILDEATSSVDTRTEVLLQRAMAALRSDRTSFVIAHRLSTIRDADLILMMENGRIVEQGTHEQLLAAKGAYHRLYRSQFTGAVVDEEPAAPTAQPASV, from the coding sequence ATGAGCGAGCGCGAGGAGCCGCGGACCTTGGCCGTACCCACGCAGAAGCCGGCTGGCGACGAACGGACGCCGGCAGCCGGCGCGGAGCAACCCGGCGGCGACGCGGCGGCGCCGAAACGGCTGCCGCCGGGCCGCCCGGCCGGCGGACCGCACTGGGCGAGCGCCGGGATGCCCGCCGAGAAGTCGATGAACTTCGGACCGTCCGCGCGGCGGCTGCTCGGCCGGCTACGCCCGCACCGGTTGCACCTCACCGCGATCATCACCCTCGCGGTGGTGAGTGTCGGGTTCAGCGTGGCCGGGCCGAAGATCCTCGGCCACGCCACCGACCTGATCTTCAACGGCGTGATCGGTCGCAACCTGGAGGCGGGCACTACCACGGAGCAGGCCGTCGCGGCGGCTCGCGCCAGCGGCAACGACAGCTTCGCCGACATGCTGGCCCGGATGGACGTCGTGCCGGGGGTGGGCATCGACTTCAGCGCCCTGAGTCGGGTGCTGCTGCTGGCGCTCGGGCTCTACCTGGCGGCGAGCCTGCTGTCGTGGTGGCAGGGCTGGCTGCTCAACGGCGTCGTGCAGCGCACAGTGCTGCGGTTGCGCGCCGAGGTGGAGGAGAAACTCAACCGGCTGCCGCTGCCCTACTTCGACAAGCAGCCGCGCGGCGAGCTGCTGAGCCGCGTCACGAACGACATCGACAACATCTCCACAAGCCTCCAGCAGACCCTCAGCCAGCTGCTCACCTCGCTGCTGACAGTCGTCGGCGTACTCGGTGTGATGTTCTGGATCTCGCCACTGCTGGCCCTGGTGGCCCTGGTCGCGGTGCCGCTGTCGGTGCTCGTCACGCAGCGCATCGCGAAGCGCTCGCAGAAGCAGTTCATCGCGCAGTGGACGCACACCGGCGAGCTGAACGGCCAGATCGAGGAGGCGTACACCGGTCACGAGCTGGTGAAGGTCTTCGGCCGGCAGCGCGAGGTGGAGGCCGCGTTCCACGCCAAGAACGAGGAGCTGTTCCGGGCAAGCTTCGGCGCCCAGTTCATCTCCGGGATCATCATGCCGTCGATGATGTTCATCGGAAACCTGAGCTACGTGGCGATCGCCGTGGTCGGTGGGCTGCGGGTGGCATCGGGCACGATGAGCCTCGGCGACGTGCAGGCGTTCATCCAGTACTCCCGCCAGTTCACCCAGCCGCTCACGCAGCTCGCCTCGATGGCCAACCTGCTCCAGTCCGGGGTGGCCTCGGCCGAGCGGGTCTTCGCGGTGCTCGACGCCGACGAGCAGAGCCCCGACCCTGTCGCGCCGGCCCGCGTCAGCGACCCGCACGGGCGGGTCGAGTTCGAGCACGTCTCCTTCCGGTACGACCCGGACAAGCCGCTGATCGACGACCTGTCGCTTGTCGCCGAACCGGGTCACACGGTTGCCATCGTCGGGCCGACCGGCGCCGGCAAGACCACACTCGTCAACCTGGTCATGCGCTTCTACGAGCTGGACGCCGGACGGATCACCCTAGACGGGGTGGACATCACCACGATGCGCCGCGACGACCTGCGCGGTCGGATCGGCATGGTGCTCCAGGACACCTGGCTCTTCGGCGGCACCATCCGGGACAACATCGCCTACGGACGGCCGGACGCAACCGAGGAGGAGATCCTCGCCGCGGCCCGGGCCACCTTCGTGGACCGGTTCGTGCGGAGCCTCCCCGACGGCTACGACACTGTCATCGACGAGGAGGGCAGCAACGTCAGCGCCGGCGAGAAGCAGCTCATCACCATCGCGCGGGCGTTCCTCGCCGAACCGTCCCTGCTGATCCTCGATGAGGCGACAAGCTCGGTGGACACCCGCACCGAGGTGCTGCTCCAGCGGGCGATGGCGGCGCTGCGCTCGGACCGGACAAGCTTCGTCATCGCGCACCGGCTCTCCACCATCCGCGACGCCGACCTGATCCTCATGATGGAGAACGGTCGCATCGTCGAGCAGGGCACCCACGAGCAACTGCTCGCCGCCAAGGGCGCGTACCACCGGCTCTACCGATCCCAGTTCACCGGGGCGGTGGTCGACGAGGAGCCGGCCGCCCCCACCGCGCAGCCCGCGTCGGTCTGA
- a CDS encoding NAD(P)H-quinone dehydrogenase — protein MSRIVIIGGGPAGYEAALVAAQLDADVTVVEADGAGGACVLSDCVPSKTFIASSQVVTGYRDTEEFGVHSDGLEAVTVDARAVHERVRRLALAQSADIHAKLLKAGVTFVAGTARLGEDALGHTHMVIITPADGGEEYSIAASTVLVATGSTPRQLPTAVPDGERILTWRQVYDLPELPEHLIVVGSGVTGAEFASAYLAMGVQVTLVSSRDRVMPHEDADAASAIERVFRNRGMTILNNSRANAVRRTADGVEVELSDGRKVAGSHALIAVGSIPNTADLGLAEYGVELGRGGYVTVDRVSRTNVPGIYAAGDCTGVLLLASVAAMQGRIAMWHALGEAVRPLRLRTVSANVFTDPELATVGVSQDEVDAGKIPARPVMLPLSGNARAKMDDLSDGFVKLFCRPASGQVIGGVVVAPKASELILPITLAVENNLTVNELAQTITIYPSLSGSITEAARQLMLHELE, from the coding sequence GTGAGCCGGATCGTGATCATCGGCGGTGGGCCGGCCGGGTACGAGGCGGCGCTTGTCGCCGCCCAACTGGACGCCGATGTCACCGTGGTGGAGGCCGACGGCGCGGGCGGGGCCTGCGTGCTGTCCGACTGCGTGCCGTCGAAGACGTTCATCGCCAGCTCGCAGGTGGTCACCGGCTACCGGGACACCGAGGAGTTCGGGGTGCACTCGGACGGGCTGGAGGCGGTCACCGTCGACGCGCGGGCCGTACACGAGCGGGTCAGGCGCCTGGCGCTGGCGCAGTCCGCCGACATCCACGCCAAGCTGCTCAAGGCGGGAGTCACCTTCGTGGCCGGCACCGCCCGGCTGGGCGAGGACGCCCTCGGGCACACCCACATGGTCATCATCACCCCGGCCGACGGAGGCGAGGAATACTCGATCGCCGCGTCCACCGTGCTGGTGGCCACCGGCTCGACGCCCCGCCAACTGCCGACGGCCGTGCCGGACGGCGAGCGCATCCTTACCTGGCGCCAGGTGTACGACCTGCCGGAGCTGCCCGAACACCTGATCGTGGTGGGCTCCGGTGTCACCGGCGCCGAGTTCGCAAGCGCGTACCTGGCGATGGGGGTCCAGGTCACTCTGGTGTCCAGCCGGGACCGGGTGATGCCGCACGAGGACGCCGACGCGGCGTCGGCCATCGAGCGGGTGTTCCGCAACCGGGGCATGACGATCCTCAACAACTCGCGCGCCAACGCGGTCCGGCGTACCGCCGACGGGGTGGAGGTGGAGTTGTCCGACGGCCGCAAGGTCGCCGGTTCGCACGCGCTCATCGCGGTGGGCTCGATCCCGAACACCGCCGACCTGGGCCTGGCCGAGTACGGCGTGGAGCTGGGCCGGGGCGGCTACGTCACTGTCGACAGGGTTTCCCGGACGAACGTTCCCGGCATCTACGCCGCCGGTGACTGCACAGGTGTGCTGCTGCTGGCAAGCGTCGCCGCCATGCAGGGCCGGATCGCGATGTGGCACGCCCTCGGCGAGGCGGTCCGGCCGCTGCGGCTGCGGACGGTCTCGGCGAACGTCTTCACCGACCCGGAGCTGGCCACCGTGGGTGTCTCGCAGGACGAGGTCGACGCGGGCAAGATCCCGGCCCGGCCGGTGATGCTGCCGTTGTCCGGCAACGCGCGGGCCAAGATGGACGATCTGTCCGACGGCTTCGTGAAGCTGTTCTGCCGGCCGGCGAGCGGGCAGGTGATCGGCGGTGTGGTCGTCGCGCCGAAGGCCAGCGAGCTGATTCTGCCGATCACGCTGGCAGTGGAGAACAACCTGACGGTCAACGAGCTGGCCCAGACGATCACGATCTACCCAAGCCTCTCCGGCTCGATCACAGAAGCGGCCCGCCAGCTGATGCTCCACGAGCTGGAATGA